One Deltaproteobacteria bacterium DNA window includes the following coding sequences:
- a CDS encoding MMPL family transporter has product DAVTFLARNPSWDIAVLQGATVAAHIDPSPGGPVVVLETLHGIVWPLQADPDAIPKPAGGLGGILAAANEVIQVKNDQILFIVLGIIFILCAVTYRSILAGVIFVMSLILANFLAFTYMVFKNIGLNINTFPVVSLGIGLGVDYGLYIVSRIIEVYKEEQDLAKAVRGGIITSGRAVFFTATMMTAGVIFWYFSPLRFQAEMGILLGILMMVNMVVGVLVLPAVINIIKPKFITKGGENNGGYRIPPGTLPK; this is encoded by the coding sequence CGACGCCGTGACTTTCCTGGCGCGCAATCCGTCCTGGGACATCGCAGTGCTGCAGGGCGCCACCGTTGCCGCCCACATCGACCCCTCGCCCGGCGGACCGGTCGTCGTGCTGGAAACCCTGCACGGCATCGTCTGGCCACTCCAAGCCGACCCCGACGCCATCCCAAAACCGGCCGGGGGACTGGGAGGTATCCTGGCGGCAGCCAACGAAGTAATCCAGGTGAAGAACGACCAGATCCTCTTCATCGTCCTGGGCATTATCTTCATTCTCTGTGCCGTGACTTATCGTTCCATCCTGGCTGGAGTGATTTTTGTCATGTCCCTTATTCTGGCCAACTTCTTAGCCTTCACTTATATGGTTTTCAAAAACATCGGCCTTAACATCAATACCTTCCCGGTGGTCTCCCTGGGCATCGGTCTGGGAGTCGATTACGGGCTCTATATCGTCAGCCGCATCATCGAGGTCTATAAAGAGGAGCAAGACCTGGCCAAGGCGGTCCGCGGCGGCATCATCACCTCGGGTCGGGCGGTATTCTTTACGGCCACCATGATGACCGCCGGGGTCATCTTCTGGTATTTCTCTCCGCTTAGGTTTCAGGCGGAGATGGGCATATTGCTTGGGATTCTCATGATGGTCAATATGGTGGTCGGCGTTCTGGTGCTCCCGGCGGTCATCAACATCATCAAGCCAAAATTCATCACAAAAGGAGGTGAAAACAATGGAGGATATCGCATTCCTCCGGGAACGCTACCGAAATGA